A window of Hevea brasiliensis isolate MT/VB/25A 57/8 chromosome 14, ASM3005281v1, whole genome shotgun sequence contains these coding sequences:
- the LOC131172638 gene encoding putative disease resistance RPP13-like protein 1 → MADVIISVVIDTVINKLTSPGLLDSVGGAQVHSELEKLEKTLTKIKAVLADAEEKQISNRLVQIWLRELRDLVYDGEDIIDEFSLEGLRRKQQIEQRQEEGSSSKVWSAMRRFLDNLNPNRVGFNMRMKSEIETINAKFQQVIEKKNDLELRESGGDDRSIKSLKRLPTSSLVDEHVVCGRDEEKEKILQLVVSEEGCDDGVCVIPIVGMGGVGKTTLAQLVYNDSRVVDWFHLKAWCCVSEDFDVIRVTKMILEAITMKDSNINDLNLLQMTLRKQLMGKRYLIILDDVWSEKYEDWIVLRQPFHVGSPGSKIIITTRNHGVAAIMGTVEGHFLKELTFDNCLSLFAVHALGRRNFDGHLNLKEIGEKIVRKCGGLPLAVKSLGSLLRMKPDEDEWKRVLNSQIWHLPEDKSGILPALRLSYCYLPSYLKPLFAFCSIFPKNYEFYQDELVLLWMAEGFLPQVGGKKQMEEFDSYFNELLSRSFFQRSSIEESQFVMHDLVNDLAQSVAEEVCMILNDKFEGNKLQQIVEIARHFSFTRCTYEVWNRFEVLGKMNHLRTFIALPVHVLPCSCYYLSGKVLHEVLQKLRRLRVLSLSGYNVSELPDSISNLKHLRYLNMSCTKLKWLPESLSTLLYLETLLLHGCTELTKLPQGIGNLINLCHLDITNTPNLHEIPLQIGNLTSLQTLSKFILGEGCGHRIRELKELKHLKGKLSIMGLDNVTDGRHAFDADLRKRHNLLELGLEWSSNFQDLRNKECEMQVLKWLRPCTSLRELNILFYGGTEFPLWIADPSFAKLVQLKLSCCRQCTSLPFLGRLPLLRNLCIEGMDAVKTVDFDFYGDGSPLANLFPSLETLKFEDMLGWELWSSNGDNEQADNMFPCLSELTLLNCPKLIRKLPRRLSSLVKLTICNCPILEHSLISLPSLHKLKLEECSQVALKHVVDNSSLTTLRIRSMADITCLQDIFVQSLGALKVLVIASCTKLTFLWNQTTGLENLLGLERITIKDCPQLVSLTENGSVCNDEEQLPYGLHGLQSLKDLHVESCLKLVSFPEAGVLSTLRCLVIRNCQALMSLPDDIMRFSCRTNMCVLEELEIEECPLLEYFPRGELPMTLKVLKIRFCTKLRSLPEGLMNKVNMSHLEHVEIIGCPSLTSPPTGKLPFQVKSLQISDCSELEPLPRRMRHDNATIEYVNIWSCTVLKSLPDCLNSLSCLTELYINNCFALRSFPEVGLSLPNLRTLNIFYCFNLKSLPSQMGNLTSLQELSICSCPGLACFPKWDLLPNLTSLEIWDSGNFELTMSEWNVHNLTCLRDLSIAGGCFKNAVSFPNEKCLLPTSLISIYIGELPNLESLSMQLRSLTSLEELEIVNCPRLHSLPRKGLPPTLGRFSIRDCPLLKQRCFKEKGIYWPMVVHIPCIEMDGKDI, encoded by the coding sequence ATGGCAGACGTGATTATCTCCGTTGTAATCGACACCGTAATCAACAAATTGACCTCTCCAGGCCTTCTAGATTCTGTTGGCGGAGCCCAGGTCCATTCGGAGCTGGAGAAACTGGAGAAAACGCTTACCAAAATCAAGGCGGTGCTTGCAGATGCTGAAGAGAAGCAAATCAGTAATCGTCTTGTTCAGATTTGGCTGAGAGAGCTTCGAGACTTGGTTTACGATGGGGAGGACATCATCGACGAGTTTTCTCTCGAGGGTTTGCGCCGGAAACAACAAATTGAGCAGCGACAAGAAGAGGGGAGCTCAAGTAAGGTGTGGAGTGCTATGCGCAGGTTTTTGGATAATTTGAATCCTAATCGTGTTGGGTTTAATATGAGAATGAAGTCTGAGATTGAAACTATAAACGCTAAATTTCAGCAAGTAATTGAGAAAAAGAATGATTTAGAGCTAAGAGAAAGTGGTGGCGATGATAGGAGTATTAAATCGTTGAAAAGATTACCCACTAGTTCTTTGGTTGATGAACATGTAGTGTGTGGTAGGGATGAGGAGAAAGAGAAGATTCTTCAATTGGTGGTGAGTGAGGAAGGTTGTGATGATGGGGTTTGTGTGATTCCTATAGTTGGTATGGGCGGAGTGGGTAAGACCACTCTTGCTCAGCTTGTTTACAATGATAGCAGAGTGGTCGATTGGTTTCATTTGAAAGCTTGGTGTTGTGTTTCTGAGGATTTTGATGTTATTAGGGTGACAAAAATGATTCTTGAGGCAATAACAATGAAGGATTCCAACATAAACGATTTAAATTTGCTTCAAATGACATTGAGGAAACAATTGATGGGGAAGAGGTATTTGATTATCTTAGATGATGTTTGGAGTGAGAAGTATGAGGATTGGATTGTGCTTCGTCAGCCTTTCCATGTGGGATCTCCAGGAAGTAAAATTATTATCACGACTCGAAATCATGGTGTTGCAGCAATTATGGGTACCGTTGAAGGCCACTTTTTGAAGGAGCTAACATTTGACAATTGTCTGTCTTTGTTTGCGGTGCATGCATTGGGAAGAAGAAATTTTGACGGTCACTTGAATCTAAAGGAGATTGGTGAGAAGATAGTTCGGAAGTGTGGAGGACTGCCCTTGGCTGTAAAATCACTTGGGAGTTTGTTGCGCATGAAGCCTGATGAGGATGAATGGAAAAGAGTATTGAATAGCCAGATTTGGCATTTGCCAGAAGACAAGAGTGGTATTCTTCCAGCCCTGAGATTGAGCTACTGTTATCTTCCTTCTTATTTGAAGCCATTATTTGCTTTCTGCTCAATATTTCCAAAGAACTACGAGTTTTATCAGGATGAATTGGTACTGTTATGGATGGCTGAGGGTTTTCTGCCGCAAGTAGGAGGAAAAAAGCAGATGGAAGAGTTTGATTCTTATTTTAATGAACTACTATCAAGGTCATTTTTTCAAAGATCAAGCATTGAGGAATCGCAGTTTGTGATGCACGATCTTGTCAATGATTTGGCTCAATCAGTTGCTGAAGAAGTGTGCATGATTTTAAATGATAAGTTTGAAGGTAACAAGCTCCAGCAAATTGTTGAGATTGCTCGCCACTTTTCGTTCACTCGTTGTACATATGAAGTGTGGAACAGGTTTGAAGTCTTAGGTAAAATGAACCATTTAAGAACTTTCATTGCATTACCAGTTCATGTGTTGCCTTGCTCATGTTACTACTTAAGCGGGAAAGTCTTACATGAGGTGTTGCAAAAATTAAGACGCTTAAGAGTTCTATCATTGAGTGGTTATAACGTTAGTGAGCTGCCAGATTCAATCTCTAATTTGAAGCATTTACGGTACCTTAATATGTCTTGCACCAAACTTAAATGGTTACCTGAATCTTTGAGCACTCTTTTGTACCTAGAAACACTGTTATTACATGGCTGCACAGAGCTTACTAAGTTGCCCCAAGGCATTGGGAATTTGATCAACCTTTGTCATCTAGATATTACCAATACTCCCAATTTGCATGAGATTCCATTGCAGATAGGTAATTTAACTAGTCTTCAGACATtgtctaaatttattttgggagaAGGTTGTGGCCACAGGATTAGAGAACTAAAAGAGTTGAAGCATCTTAAGGGAAAACTTTCCATTATGGGGTTGGATAATGTGACAGATGGTCGACATGCATTTGATGCTGATTTAAGAAAAAGGCACAATCTTCTTGAGTTAGGGTTGGAATGGAGCAGCAACTTCCAAGATCTTCGAAATAAGGAATGTGAAATGCAAGTACTTAAGTGGCTAAGACCTTGCACAAGTCTTAGAGAGCTCAACATTTTGTTCTATGGAGGTACAGAATTCCCATTGTGGATAGCAGATCCCTCGTTTGCTAAATTAGTGCAACTAAAACTCTCTTGTTGTAGACAATGCACTTCACTACCTTTTCTTGGTAGACTACCTTTACTTAGGAATCTGTGCATAGAAGGCATGGATGCGGTAAAGACTGTTGATTTTGACTTTTATGGAGATGGTTCTCCTTTGGCCAACCTTTTTCCATCTTTAGAGACACTGAAATTTGAGGATATGTTGGGATGGGAATTGTGGTCTTCTAATGGAGACAATGAACAAGCCGACAATATGTTTCCTTGTCTCTCAGAACTTACTTTATTGAATTGTCCCAAGTTAATTAGGAAATTACCTAGACGCCTTTCTTCACTTGTAAAGCTCACGATATGCAATTGCCCAATATTGGAACATTCACTTATAAGCCTTCCATCCCTTCATAAGCTGAAGTTAGAAGAGTGCAGTCAAGTGGCATTGAAACACGTGGTTGACAATTCTTCCTTGACAACGCTGAGGATCAGGAGCATGGCAGATATCACTTGTTTGCAGGACATTTTTGTGCAGTCGCTAGGAGCACTTAAAGTTCTAGTGATTGCTAGTTGCACAAAACTAACATTTCTGTGGAATCAGACAACTGGATTAGAAAACTTGTTAGGTCTTGAACGCATTACAATTAAGGACTGTCCTCAACTTGTGTCATTAACAGAGAATGGCTCAGTCTGCAACGATGAAGAGCAACTGCCATATGGGCTACATGGACTCCAGTCTCTCAAGGATCTGCATGTTGAATCATGCCTGAAACTcgtatcttttcctgaagctggAGTCTTGTCCACGCTAAGATGTCTTGTGATAAGGAATTGTCAAGCTCTGATGTCCCTGCCTGATGATATTATGAGGTTTAGCTGCAGAACTAATATGTGTGTTCTTGAAGAATTGGAGATTGAAGAGTGTCCTTTGCTTGAATACTTTCCAAGAGGCGAGTTACCCATGACGCTGAAAGTGTTGAAAATCCGATTCTGTACAAAACTCCGGTCTTTGCCTGAGGGATTAATGAACAAGGTTAACATGTCTCATCTAGAACACGTGGAGATCATTGGTTGTCCATCTTTAACATCCCCTCCAACAGGAAAATTGCCTTTTCAAGTTAAATCACTTCAGATCTCGGACTGCTCAGAATTGGAGCCACTTCCTCGAAGGATGCGGCATGACAATGCAACAATTGAATACGTTAACATTTGGAGCTGTACAGTTCTGAAAAGCTTGCCAGACTGCCTTAACAGCCTCTCTTGTCTCActgaattatatataaataattgttttgCTCTAAGGTCCTTTCCAGAAGTGGGCCTGTCCCTTCCCAACCTCAGAACATTGAATATCTTCTATTGCTTCAATCTGAAATCTCTACCTAGTCAGATGGGAAACCTAACATCTCTTCAAGAACTGTCAATATGCAGCTGTCCTGGTCTTGCATGTTTTCCAAAATGGGATTTGCTTCCGAATCTAACATCCCTTGAAATTTGGGATTCTGGAAATTTTGAATTGACAATGTCAGAGTGGAACGTACACAATCTAACCTGTCTTAGAGATTTAAGCATCGCAGGTGGATGCTTCAAAAATGCTGTTTCCTTTCCAAATGAGAAGTGTCTGCTGCCTACATCTTTAATATCTATTTATATTGGAGAGCTCCCAAATCTGGAATCCCTATCCATGCAGCTGCGAAGTCTCACATCTCTAGAAGAGCTAGAGATTGTTAATTGTCCTAGGCTTCATTCTTTACCAAGGAAAGGCTTGCCTCCTACACTTGGAAGATTCAGTATTAGGGACTGTCCACTTCTAAAACAACGGTGCTTCAAGGAGAAAGGCATATATTGGCCCATGGTAGTACACATCCCGTGCATCGAGATGGATGGCAAAGACATCTAA
- the LOC110670611 gene encoding serine carboxypeptidase-like 40, which translates to MTLEIEKIHQYHNFSPDFISKQSRECILVTGKADNDTVDLAIYSINWPLCYNGNLTAKPKQASLANFDPCSDYYVYAYFNSPEVQEAMHANVTKLNHDWEACIDVLGGWKDSPPTLIPLPQELMANGLTVGGHSQVYQGYLTFVTLRGSEHEAAAHQPERSLSMIKHFLSGTPLPKGSSFQRPFAVVGLQKCTKL; encoded by the exons ATGACTTTGGAGATAGAAAAAatccatcaataccataatttCTCACCTGATTTTATCAGCAAACAGTCCAGAGAGTGCATTTTAGTTACTGGTAAAGCTGACAATGATACTGTTGATCTTGCTATTTATAGCATCAATTGGCCCTTGTGCTACAATGGAAATCTCACAGCCAAGCCCAAGCAAGCTTCA TTGGCAAATTTTGATCCATGCAGTGACTATTATGTGTATGCTTATTTCAATAGCCCTGAGGTCCAAGAAGCCATGCATGCTAATGTCACTAAGCTTAATCATGATTGGGAAGCCTGCATTGATGTATTGGGTGGTTGGAAGGATAGCCCACCAACCCTTATTCCCTTACCACAGGAATTGATGGCAAATGGACTAACA GTCGGTGGGCACTCGCAGGTGTATCAAGGGTACTTGACATTTGTTACCTTGAGAGGTTCTGAGCATGAAGCAGCAGCGCACCAGCCTGAAAGATCACTTTCAATGATTAAACACTTCCTCTCCGGCACACCGCTCCCAAAAGGTAGTTCTTTTCAGCGGCCATTTGCCGTTGTGGGGCTTCAAAAGTGCACAAAACTCTAA